ATGCACCTTCGGGTTGTCACTTCCATCCTCGCTGCCGTTATGCGACGGAGCAATGTGCCGTTGAAGCCCCGGTCCTGCAGGCGACGGAGGAGAATCCGGAGCACTTTGTGGCTTGTCATCGCTACAAGGAGCTTTCGCTGGCCGCGGTTCAGCCGCCTCAGTCCGTACTCGACAGAGTTGCCGGGGAAGACTAAGTGCGATAATTGACTGAAGAAGACAGCCAGAACAGAGAATTCTGGCTGTCTTTTGGTATATCCTTGAACGGGCACTAATTGAAGCGACGATTGTCTACTCTTGACTTGCTGAAGATCAACTACCGGGTTTACGGAGGGGTAAAGATGAAAACACTGTTGGCGACAGTGATGGCGTTGGTCGGAGTTGGCGTCAACGTCTATGTGATGATCGAGTTGGTAGAAATTGTCGAGATTGTCGGTGCCGTCCGTGCCGCATGGGGCAGACCAGAGGGATCTACAGGGACTATTCCCTGGTTGCCGTTATTTGTCGTTATTCCCGTCCTTGCCATCGGCGGAGCGATCTTTGTGGCGGAACGACTATTTCGCTATGCTAAAAATGGCACTTTGAAGGATATGCTCTCCCTTGGTTGCAAGGTGGCTGCTGTGCAACTGGGAGCATTGTGGCTGGGTCGCACTACCATGGTGCTGGTGCGGCCGGTAGATCGCACTCCTGGTAATCTGTTGTTCTTACTGCTTTATGCCCTAGTAGTAGTGGGGTTGTGGACCCTCCCCAGCACTCCTCTAGGAGTGAAATTGTTTAACAAATTGCAGTCCGGCAAAGCGCAAGAGGAATGAGAATTGTGCGACACAATGGAATATCTTGACCTCGTTGAGAAGGGAATCTGACGGGCCCTGCGTGATTGCGGGCCTGTTTTCTTTTTTAAGAGGCGAAAACACTGAGAGTGAAAATAGACGGAATTTTCAGAGGAAGGAAAGGAAGGTAAAAGCCCATAATTGTACTAGTGTTGGTAACAACAAAGAAACAGGGCATGGGAGGGATTGGTAGACGGAGTAGCATTGGATGTTGTAGTCGTAGTAAGTTACACCGAATAGGGAGGGTAAATAGTTGATTAAGCAAACTTCAAGAATTGCATTACTAGCTGTAGTTGCTGTAATTGCTTTTGCTTCTTTTGCTTTCGCTTATAACGAAGCACCTGTGTTGGCAGATAAGGTAAAGGCCGGTTTGCTGCCGCCGGTAGAAGAGCGTCTACCGGAGAATCCGTTGGTTATCGAGCCTTTGCGTGAGGTCGGTCAGTATGGTGGCACCTGGGTGCGCTTTACCACCGATACCAACTTCACCGACGCTCGGATGTTGATGTATGGTTGGTCACCAATCCGTTGGGTTAACGACGCCCTGGACATTGCTCCTGGCTGGTTGGAGAGCTGGGAGTCCAACGCCGATGCCAGTGAGTGGACCCTCAACATCCGCAAGGGCATCAAGTGGTCTGACGGAGCTCCCTTTACCGCCGCCGACTTCATGTTCTGGTGGGATGACATGGTCCTCAACCCTGAGATGTCTGACCCCGTTCCGGACATGTTTATCGCCGGTGGAGAAATTGCTCAGTTCAGCACCCCTGACGAGTACACCATTATCGTGAAGTACGCTGCTCCGGCTCCGTTGCTGCCCTACCGGTTGGCAATGTGGTGTAAGGCCGGTCACGGTGAGCGCCTCATCGTACCAGCTCACTACTTGAAGCAATTCCACCCAGACTACTCCGACTACACCACCTTCGAGATCTTCGAAGAGAAGATGGAGTGGTGGACCAATCCGGAGATGCCTGTTCTCTCCGAGTGGATGCCTGTGGAGTATCGCCCGGCTCAGAAGCTGGTTCTGGAGCGTAACCCCTACAGCTACTATGTCGATACCGAAGGCAATCAGTTGCCCTACATCGATCGGATCGAAGTTGACCTGATCGAGGACAAAGAAGTTATCAAGCTGAAGTTGATGAATGGCGAAGGCCAGATGCAGGTTCGTCCTTACATGGATCTTTCCGACCTGTCCATGTTGATGAGAGGTCGGGAGGCCGGCGGTTACGAGGTCTACCTCTGGGACAGTGGCTCTGGTACCGGTCCGATGTTGTACTGGAACTGGAACCATCCCGACGATGCTAAGCGGGAAGTATACCGCAACAAGGATTTCCGCCGTGCTCTCTCCCTCGGTATCAACCGGGAGCGCATCCAGAGAATGCTGTACTTCGGTCTCGGTGAGCCAACCACTGGAACCTTCAGCCCCAAGGCTGCTGAGTATCACCGTACCGAGGAAGGTCAGGCTCTCTTCCAAGAGTGGAAGAACTCCTGGGTCAAGTATGATCCTGAGCGAGCTAAGCAGATGCTAGATTCCATTGGTGTTGTCGACCGCAATGGTGACGGCTGGCGGGATCTGCCCAACGGCGAGCCTTTGGTACTGCGGATTGACTTCAACTCTCAAGCCAACCGCACCGACATTCAGATCAACGAGATGGTTGCAGTCGACTGGGAGAACCTGGGCCTCAAGGTTCAACTGAACCCCATCGATGGTTCTCAGTTCAGTGTGCTAGATGCCACTGCTACCTTTGACATCCACAACAGCTGGGAAATCGGCGACGGTCCGAACCACTTGGTCTTCCCGCAGTGGATTGTGCCCATTGACGTCAGCCGCTGGGCTCCGCTCAACGGTGGTTGGTACTCTGTCATCGGTACCGACAAAGAGGGTACTGAGCTAGACAAGGCACCCCGTGATCGCAGCCCGGTGCGTGAGCAACCTGAGCCCGGTGGTCCGGTAGAGCGTCTGCAAAAGCTCTATGACCTGGCCAAGGTCGAGCCCGATGAGGCCAAGCGTGATCAATATGTTCTCGACATGATCCGCATCCACATCGAAGAAGGTCCCTTCTTCCTGGGTACTATTGCCAACTATCCTCGTCCTGTGATCGTCAGCAAGAACATGAGGAACGTACCCACCGGAGATGACCTGGCACTAGGTGGCTTCGTCAACCCCCACATCGTGCCTTATCCTGCAATTACTATTCCGGCTCAGTACTGGCTGGCTCAGTAGTAGGGCAGGTAAATAAAGTCAGATAATTGACGCATTGCAGCCGAGGAAAAAACTGTTTCCTCGGCTGTATTTTAGTTAACGCTTTTTTTACAGCGGTTTCGGACATTGTGTTCGAAACCGCTGACTTGTTTTTAGGCGGCTCATTGGCGGCAATAGGCAAAGAGTTTAAAGAAATGTAAAGAAAAAAAGAGATCAAAAGAAGGAAAAAGGCCTTCGCCGTCTAACATTTCTAATAGTGGTAACACAACAGCAATGTTTCGGGGGTGGTAAGGGAAGAGACAACGACTCGGTACTTATTT
This DNA window, taken from Bacillota bacterium, encodes the following:
- a CDS encoding ABC transporter substrate-binding protein; the encoded protein is MADKVKAGLLPPVEERLPENPLVIEPLREVGQYGGTWVRFTTDTNFTDARMLMYGWSPIRWVNDALDIAPGWLESWESNADASEWTLNIRKGIKWSDGAPFTAADFMFWWDDMVLNPEMSDPVPDMFIAGGEIAQFSTPDEYTIIVKYAAPAPLLPYRLAMWCKAGHGERLIVPAHYLKQFHPDYSDYTTFEIFEEKMEWWTNPEMPVLSEWMPVEYRPAQKLVLERNPYSYYVDTEGNQLPYIDRIEVDLIEDKEVIKLKLMNGEGQMQVRPYMDLSDLSMLMRGREAGGYEVYLWDSGSGTGPMLYWNWNHPDDAKREVYRNKDFRRALSLGINRERIQRMLYFGLGEPTTGTFSPKAAEYHRTEEGQALFQEWKNSWVKYDPERAKQMLDSIGVVDRNGDGWRDLPNGEPLVLRIDFNSQANRTDIQINEMVAVDWENLGLKVQLNPIDGSQFSVLDATATFDIHNSWEIGDGPNHLVFPQWIVPIDVSRWAPLNGGWYSVIGTDKEGTELDKAPRDRSPVREQPEPGGPVERLQKLYDLAKVEPDEAKRDQYVLDMIRIHIEEGPFFLGTIANYPRPVIVSKNMRNVPTGDDLALGGFVNPHIVPYPAITIPAQYWLAQ